The Pseudomonas sp. FP198 genomic interval TCGTCCTGCCGGCCGGATGTTTCGCCACTGTCTTGGTGCGCGAACTCGTCGATCTGGTGCCGGTGGGGCAGACGGACAGCCCATGCGTATTCTGATTTCTAACGACGACGGGGTGACAGCACCCGGTCTTGCCGCGCTTTATGCTGCGCTGGCGGATTTTGCCGAGTGCGTGGTCATCGCCCCGGACCAGGACAAAAGCGGCGCGAGCAGCTCGCTGACGCTCGACCGTCCGCTGCATCCCTGCTACCTGGACAACGGTTTCATCAGCCTCAACGGTACGCCGACCGATTGCGTGCACCTGGGCCTGAACGGCCTGCTGGAGCGCGAGCCCGACATGGTGGTCTCCGGGATAAACCTGGGGGCCAACCTGGGCGATGACGTACTGTATTCCGGAACGGTTGCCGCCGCCCTGGAAGGTCGTTTCCTCAACCATACGTCGTTTGCCTTTTCGTTTGTTTCACGGCAGGTCGACAATTTGCCCACTGCCGCCTACTTCGCCCGCAAACTGGTGCAGGCCCACGGCGAGCTGGACCTGCCGCCGCGTACGGTGCTGAACGTGAATATCCCGAATCTGCCGCTTGATCATATCCGTGGCATCCAGCTCACTCGCCTGGGTCACCGCGCCCGGGCTGCCAGGCCGATGCATGTCGTCGACCCGCGCGGCAAGGCCGGCTACTGGATCGCCGCCGCCGGCGATGCCGAAGATGGCGGGCCTGGCACCGACTTCCATGCAGTGATGCAGGGTTATGTCTCGATCACGCCCTTGCAGCTCGATCGCACTTTCAACGATGCCTTTCGAAGTCTCGATGGCTGGCTGGAGGGGCTGCGCTGATGGCACGTGAACAAGACGATATGCTGCGCCGCGGAATTGGCATGACCTCCCAGCGGACCCGGGAACGGTTGATCCAGCGGCTGTACGAAGA includes:
- the surE gene encoding 5'/3'-nucleotidase SurE, with translation MRILISNDDGVTAPGLAALYAALADFAECVVIAPDQDKSGASSSLTLDRPLHPCYLDNGFISLNGTPTDCVHLGLNGLLEREPDMVVSGINLGANLGDDVLYSGTVAAALEGRFLNHTSFAFSFVSRQVDNLPTAAYFARKLVQAHGELDLPPRTVLNVNIPNLPLDHIRGIQLTRLGHRARAARPMHVVDPRGKAGYWIAAAGDAEDGGPGTDFHAVMQGYVSITPLQLDRTFNDAFRSLDGWLEGLR